A genomic window from Flavobacterium johnsoniae includes:
- a CDS encoding patatin-like phospholipase family protein, with translation MIFKRLSIGFFFLVLMNEGIAQNKINLFSEINYNSIPAINLSEYKSVQDRDSRLQNPNIALGVGISGGGSRAQFFSLGVLLGLEEIQEEKSNHNFLNEIDYFSTVSGGCYSAGYYLTILKNKLQYDNCTFNEFYFSKADAFKSDVNKSATLFSLLNNSRNEKGEKVSMAQRLDLEVLQYDSANPDNQNKFKTQMLLSDFFIPKESKQNPQLPIMVANGTAYNNGERFPFMPHIIRALKINSSLAPNKASLPLDKNQINNGYDFPLTYAITASSAFPGVLPKTKFGIKNQDKILCVIDGGASDNMGYETLIELLHNDNKVKDKNKKSLFIDCLGQGKKSPFINDGKIRLLSLLETASLYTVQTRYMTFERDVENALERYKIPTSNYQIIGFTTLRNHLSTLKKDEKYEDLVSQLKNTDDEAASWLQLHNDFKAKLIEKFGSDSFKKDKNGEVLLSSLDKETFKDFGASELLMLYEYASHVETKLKITPEEKEMLLLSGRFAAYLKTNELKELLVENKGF, from the coding sequence ATGATATTTAAAAGACTTTCAATAGGATTCTTTTTTTTGGTTTTAATGAATGAAGGAATCGCTCAAAACAAGATAAATCTATTTTCAGAAATCAATTATAATTCGATTCCTGCGATAAATTTAAGCGAATATAAATCAGTTCAAGATCGTGATTCTCGTTTGCAAAATCCGAATATTGCTTTGGGAGTTGGAATTTCGGGCGGCGGATCGAGAGCGCAGTTTTTCAGTCTAGGCGTACTTTTAGGATTAGAAGAAATTCAAGAAGAAAAATCAAACCATAATTTTCTCAATGAAATCGATTATTTCTCTACTGTTTCCGGGGGCTGTTATTCGGCTGGATATTATCTGACGATTCTAAAAAACAAACTACAATACGACAATTGCACTTTCAACGAATTTTACTTTTCTAAAGCAGATGCCTTTAAATCGGACGTTAATAAATCGGCTACACTTTTTTCTCTTTTAAATAATAGCCGAAACGAAAAAGGAGAAAAAGTCTCCATGGCACAAAGATTAGATTTGGAAGTCTTGCAATACGATAGCGCCAATCCAGACAATCAGAATAAGTTTAAAACCCAAATGCTTTTGTCTGATTTTTTTATTCCGAAAGAAAGTAAGCAAAATCCGCAATTGCCTATTATGGTTGCCAACGGAACTGCTTATAATAACGGAGAACGTTTTCCGTTTATGCCTCATATTATTCGCGCTTTAAAAATCAATTCTTCTTTAGCGCCAAATAAAGCGTCACTTCCGCTTGACAAAAATCAAATTAATAATGGTTACGATTTTCCGCTTACGTATGCTATTACGGCGAGTTCTGCTTTTCCGGGCGTTCTGCCTAAAACCAAATTCGGAATCAAAAATCAGGATAAAATTTTGTGCGTGATCGATGGCGGAGCATCCGATAATATGGGTTATGAAACTTTGATTGAATTGCTCCACAACGACAATAAAGTGAAAGATAAAAACAAAAAATCGCTTTTTATTGATTGTTTGGGACAAGGGAAAAAATCGCCTTTTATAAACGATGGCAAAATTAGACTACTTTCGTTATTAGAAACTGCGTCTTTATATACGGTTCAAACTCGATATATGACTTTTGAAAGAGATGTAGAAAATGCTTTGGAACGCTATAAAATTCCAACTTCAAATTATCAAATTATTGGTTTTACAACTTTAAGAAATCATTTGTCAACTTTGAAGAAAGATGAAAAATATGAAGATTTAGTTTCGCAGTTAAAAAATACCGACGACGAAGCGGCAAGTTGGCTTCAGCTTCACAATGATTTTAAAGCAAAACTGATTGAAAAATTTGGCTCTGATAGTTTTAAAAAAGATAAAAATGGAGAAGTTTTACTTTCTAGTTTAGATAAAGAAACTTTTAAAGATTTCGGCGCAAGCGAACTTTTAATGCTTTATGAATATGCTTCGCACGTTGAAACCAAACTAAAAATAACGCCCGAAGAAAAAGAAATGTTACTTCTTTCCGGGCGTTTTGCGGCGTATTTGAAAACTAATGAATTGAAAGAATTATTGGTGGAGAATAAAGGGTTTTAG
- a CDS encoding DinB family protein: MKKLIIPLLFLFFSVNYAQTQKLISSDWTSFNQTIDIQTKVKKKFKVIASVKVETAEPTAWAGVWARVDTKNDEEGFFDNMQDRPIKSKEWNSYTVEGTLDANSKSLSFGGLCLNNGKFYFDKFELLIENDKGVFEPFTVLNSSFEIPVKNGDIPKWSLGTSKDAIVKVKEYKITSDKSSVDGKSSILLEGTGIKPRPEAKIGNVEGASPKIADMISMLEDLKARVERTVKNMSQYEIDYLHDEEANRIGALVMHLAAAEKYYQVFTFENRDFNEEEKKIWNNALNLDQGGRDEFKGHPIQYYLDIYNEVRAKTIEELKKRDDAWFAQVQLKYDMTNQYCWFHVMEHQSSHLGQILFLKKRIPPEQKEQKKVLPQEIKK, encoded by the coding sequence ATGAAAAAATTAATAATACCACTGTTATTTTTGTTTTTCAGTGTAAATTACGCACAGACACAAAAATTAATCTCCAGCGATTGGACATCTTTCAATCAGACAATTGATATTCAGACCAAAGTCAAGAAAAAATTTAAAGTAATAGCTTCGGTTAAAGTCGAAACTGCAGAGCCGACAGCTTGGGCAGGAGTATGGGCGCGTGTCGATACTAAAAACGATGAAGAAGGCTTTTTTGACAACATGCAAGATCGGCCGATAAAATCTAAAGAATGGAATTCTTATACCGTAGAAGGAACATTAGATGCAAATAGTAAATCGTTAAGTTTTGGAGGTTTGTGTCTTAATAATGGAAAATTCTATTTTGATAAATTTGAATTATTAATTGAAAATGATAAAGGAGTTTTTGAGCCTTTTACAGTTTTAAATTCAAGTTTTGAAATTCCTGTAAAAAACGGAGATATTCCAAAATGGAGTTTGGGAACTTCAAAAGATGCAATAGTTAAAGTTAAGGAATATAAAATTACTTCTGATAAATCGAGTGTTGATGGAAAAAGCAGTATACTACTCGAAGGAACGGGTATAAAGCCTCGTCCAGAAGCTAAAATTGGAAACGTTGAAGGCGCTTCTCCAAAAATTGCCGACATGATTTCGATGCTTGAAGATTTGAAAGCTCGCGTTGAAAGAACAGTCAAAAACATGAGCCAGTATGAAATCGATTATCTTCATGATGAAGAAGCAAATAGAATTGGGGCTTTGGTAATGCATTTGGCTGCTGCCGAAAAATACTATCAGGTTTTTACTTTTGAAAATAGAGATTTTAATGAAGAAGAAAAGAAGATTTGGAACAACGCATTAAATCTTGATCAAGGCGGGCGTGATGAATTTAAAGGTCATCCGATTCAATATTATTTGGATATTTATAATGAAGTTAGAGCCAAAACAATTGAAGAACTAAAGAAAAGAGATGACGCTTGGTTTGCACAAGTTCAATTAAAATATGATATGACAAACCAATATTGTTGGTTTCACGTTATGGAACATCAGTCGAGTCATTTAGGGCAGATTTTGTTTTTGAAAAAACGAATTCCACCAGAGCAAAAAGAGCAGAAAAAGGTTCTTCCTCAGGAAATTAAAAAATAA
- a CDS encoding CDGSH iron-sulfur domain-containing protein — protein sequence MSKTKLIINKNGSIKIEGDFEIMDPEGALYGLQGRSALGLCRCGLSNNKPFCDGGHRNNFEHDSVAFDLPPMKTN from the coding sequence ATGAGCAAGACTAAATTAATCATCAATAAAAACGGATCAATCAAAATCGAAGGAGATTTTGAAATCATGGACCCAGAAGGAGCGCTTTACGGTTTACAAGGTAGATCTGCATTAGGACTTTGCCGTTGCGGATTATCTAACAACAAACCTTTCTGCGACGGAGGACACAGAAACAACTTCGAACACGATTCCGTTGCTTTCGATTTACCGCCAATGAAAACGAACTAA
- the metG gene encoding methionine--tRNA ligase, translated as MIQDPKRYTITAALPYTNGPIHIGHLAGVYVPADIYSRYLRLQGKDVAFICGSDEHGVAISMKAKKEGITPQEVIDKYDGIIRKSFSDFGISFNNYSRTSAKIHHDTASEFFRTLYDKGDFIEEVTEQLYDAKANQFLADRFVVGTCPKCGNDGAYGDQCENCGSTLNATDLINPKSTITGETPILKSTKHWFLPLDRYDAFLREWILEGHKNDWKTNVYGQVKSWIDAGLEPRAVTRDLDWGIDVPVEGAEGKKLYVWFDAPIGYISSTKEWAAREGKDWEPYWKDQDTKLVHFIGKDNIVFHCIIFPAMLKAEGSYILPDNVPANEFLNLEGNKLSTSKNWAVWLHEYLEEFPDKQDVLRYALTSNAPETKDNDFTWKDFQARNNNELVAVFGNFVNRVVVLTNKYYEGVIPTPNEFTEVDEQTLAELKAYPAVISSSVERYRFREALGELMNVARLGNKYLADEEPWKVMKDNPERVKTQMYVALQIAAALSVLAEPFLPFTAAKLSKILNLADLKEHFAGFSKFLKEKDRDAKDIFLDKTLGWNDISETSDLLPAGHKIGEAELLFAKIEDEEIQKQIDKLEATKTANLAENKQTEPQKDLIQFEDFAKMDIRIGTILEAEKMPKANKLLVLKVDTGIDIRTIVSGIAESFSPEEIIGKRVSVLANLAPRALRGVESQGMILMTTNAEGKLVFVNPDADAPNGSTVN; from the coding sequence ATGATACAAGATCCAAAGAGATATACGATCACGGCGGCATTGCCTTACACCAACGGACCTATTCATATTGGTCACTTGGCTGGGGTTTACGTGCCTGCAGATATATATTCTAGATATTTAAGATTGCAAGGAAAAGATGTAGCATTTATCTGCGGAAGCGATGAACACGGCGTTGCAATTTCGATGAAAGCCAAAAAAGAAGGAATTACACCGCAAGAAGTTATTGACAAATATGATGGAATTATCCGTAAATCGTTCTCAGATTTCGGAATTTCATTCAACAATTATTCTAGAACTTCTGCGAAAATTCATCATGATACGGCTTCGGAATTCTTTAGGACTTTGTATGATAAAGGCGATTTTATTGAAGAAGTTACAGAACAATTGTACGATGCAAAAGCAAATCAGTTTTTAGCAGACCGTTTTGTGGTTGGAACTTGCCCAAAATGTGGAAATGATGGTGCTTACGGTGATCAGTGCGAAAATTGCGGTTCTACTTTGAATGCAACCGATTTGATTAACCCGAAATCGACAATTACTGGAGAAACTCCAATTTTAAAATCAACTAAACACTGGTTTTTACCTCTTGATCGTTACGATGCATTTTTACGCGAATGGATTTTAGAAGGTCATAAAAACGATTGGAAAACGAACGTTTACGGACAAGTAAAATCTTGGATCGATGCTGGATTAGAACCTCGTGCCGTAACGCGTGACTTAGATTGGGGAATTGATGTTCCTGTTGAAGGTGCCGAAGGCAAGAAATTATACGTTTGGTTTGACGCACCAATTGGCTACATTTCTTCTACGAAAGAATGGGCTGCACGCGAAGGAAAAGATTGGGAACCATATTGGAAAGATCAAGACACAAAACTGGTTCACTTTATCGGAAAAGACAATATTGTTTTCCACTGTATCATTTTCCCAGCGATGCTAAAAGCTGAAGGAAGTTATATTTTACCAGACAACGTTCCAGCAAATGAGTTTTTGAATTTGGAAGGAAACAAACTTTCGACTTCTAAAAACTGGGCAGTTTGGTTGCACGAATATTTAGAAGAATTTCCAGATAAGCAAGATGTTTTGCGTTATGCTTTAACATCAAATGCTCCTGAAACAAAAGATAACGATTTTACTTGGAAAGATTTCCAAGCTAGAAATAACAACGAATTGGTTGCCGTTTTCGGAAACTTCGTAAATCGTGTTGTGGTTTTAACCAACAAATATTACGAAGGAGTTATTCCAACTCCAAACGAATTTACAGAAGTTGATGAACAAACTTTAGCAGAATTAAAAGCATATCCAGCCGTAATTTCAAGTTCGGTTGAGCGTTACAGATTCCGTGAAGCTTTAGGCGAATTGATGAATGTGGCTCGTTTAGGAAATAAATATTTAGCAGACGAAGAGCCTTGGAAAGTAATGAAAGACAATCCAGAGCGTGTAAAAACTCAAATGTATGTGGCGTTACAAATTGCTGCTGCGTTGAGCGTTTTGGCTGAACCGTTTTTACCTTTTACAGCTGCAAAACTTTCTAAAATATTGAATTTAGCTGATTTAAAAGAGCATTTTGCAGGTTTCAGCAAATTCTTGAAAGAGAAAGATCGCGATGCAAAAGACATTTTCCTTGATAAAACTTTAGGCTGGAATGACATTTCTGAAACTTCAGATTTACTTCCTGCTGGACATAAAATTGGCGAAGCAGAATTGCTTTTCGCTAAAATTGAAGACGAAGAAATACAAAAACAAATAGACAAATTGGAAGCAACAAAAACAGCAAATCTCGCCGAAAATAAACAAACTGAACCTCAAAAAGATTTAATTCAGTTTGAAGATTTTGCCAAAATGGATATTCGTATCGGAACTATTTTAGAAGCTGAAAAAATGCCAAAAGCAAACAAGCTTTTAGTATTAAAAGTTGATACGGGAATCGATATTCGTACGATTGTTTCAGGAATTGCTGAGAGTTTTTCTCCAGAAGAAATTATCGGAAAACGTGTTTCTGTTTTAGCGAATTTAGCGCCAAGAGCTCTTCGCGGTGTTGAAAGTCAAGGAATGATTTTGATGACAACAAATGCAGAAGGAAAACTAGTTTTTGTAAATCCAGATGCTGATGCGCCAAACGGATCAACCGTAAACTAA
- a CDS encoding DMT family transporter, whose amino-acid sequence MKLTKPRLALICGILCISIFPILVKLRLTPGLISAFYRMFFAVILLLPYVLFSGNFKLPSLKFTLLATLCGVLFSSDVAVWNIAIQDSSATQASLLTNLSPVWVGIGSFLFLKSKPATNFWIGTIVSLFGMVTLVGFEFFIDLNFNQAFLFAVLSGILYSIYLLVSKNVLSEVDVLSFMTISLTASSIYLGILCYSLDQPFTGFSDMGWFVLVLQAVICQLCAWLSISYATQHMRATRVSLSLLSQAVITSILAWLFLEEKITLQMVFGGIILLFGIRITFYDKTISLKRLFSNN is encoded by the coding sequence ATGAAACTCACAAAACCAAGATTAGCTTTAATCTGCGGTATCCTTTGCATCTCGATTTTCCCGATATTGGTAAAATTACGTTTAACTCCAGGATTAATTTCGGCTTTTTACCGCATGTTTTTTGCCGTAATTCTTTTATTACCTTATGTTCTATTTAGTGGCAACTTTAAGCTTCCGAGTTTAAAATTTACGCTTTTGGCGACGCTTTGTGGCGTTTTATTTTCTTCTGATGTTGCTGTTTGGAATATTGCTATTCAAGATTCTAGCGCAACACAAGCTTCTTTATTAACAAATTTATCTCCAGTTTGGGTTGGAATTGGTTCTTTTTTATTCTTAAAATCAAAACCTGCAACTAATTTCTGGATTGGCACAATCGTTTCATTATTCGGAATGGTCACTTTGGTTGGTTTTGAATTTTTTATTGATTTGAATTTCAATCAAGCATTTCTATTTGCGGTTTTATCTGGAATCTTATATTCAATATATCTTTTAGTCAGTAAAAATGTGCTTTCAGAAGTTGATGTTCTTTCGTTTATGACGATAAGTTTAACTGCTTCGAGTATTTATTTAGGAATTCTGTGTTATTCTTTAGACCAACCTTTTACAGGATTTTCAGATATGGGATGGTTTGTATTGGTTTTGCAAGCTGTAATTTGCCAATTGTGCGCCTGGCTTTCGATTAGTTATGCCACGCAACACATGCGAGCGACTAGAGTTTCTTTGAGTTTATTGAGTCAAGCGGTAATTACCTCTATTTTAGCTTGGTTGTTTTTGGAAGAAAAAATAACTTTACAAATGGTTTTCGGCGGAATAATTCTGCTTTTCGGAATCCGAATTACTTTTTACGATAAAACAATTTCTTTGAAAAGACTTTTTTCTAATAACTAA
- a CDS encoding HAD family hydrolase: protein MLHKTKIPNLKVIAFDADDTLFVNEPYFQETEHKFCALMEDYLSHQGISQELFKIEIANLSLYGYGIKGYILSMIEAAMNISNKTIPVEVIEKIIQYGKELLEKPIELLDGVEETLQSLHGKYKLVVATKGDLKDQQSKLHRSGLGHYFHHIEVMSDKQEIDYEKLIGRLDIQAHEFLMIGNSLKSDVLPVLGIGGYAVHIPFHTTWEHEKINHTIEHEHFSSFETIAEVVPNLL, encoded by the coding sequence ATGTTACATAAAACTAAAATACCAAACCTAAAAGTAATCGCATTTGATGCCGATGATACTTTATTTGTAAACGAACCTTATTTTCAGGAAACAGAACATAAATTTTGTGCTTTGATGGAAGATTATCTTTCGCATCAAGGAATTTCGCAAGAATTATTCAAAATTGAAATTGCCAATCTGTCTTTGTACGGATACGGAATCAAAGGTTACATTCTTTCTATGATTGAAGCGGCAATGAACATTTCCAACAAAACAATTCCAGTTGAAGTTATCGAAAAAATTATTCAATACGGAAAAGAATTACTCGAAAAACCAATCGAATTATTAGACGGAGTTGAAGAAACTCTTCAGTCTTTGCACGGAAAATACAAATTGGTTGTGGCAACAAAAGGCGATTTAAAAGATCAGCAAAGCAAATTGCATCGTTCTGGTTTAGGACATTATTTTCATCATATCGAAGTGATGTCAGACAAACAAGAAATTGATTATGAAAAACTTATCGGTCGTTTAGATATTCAAGCACACGAGTTTTTGATGATCGGAAACTCATTAAAATCAGATGTTCTTCCGGTTCTAGGAATTGGCGGTTATGCCGTTCATATTCCGTTTCACACGACTTGGGAACACGAAAAAATTAATCATACGATAGAACACGAGCATTTTAGTTCATTTGAAACTATTGCAGAAGTTGTTCCGAATTTATTATAA
- a CDS encoding chloramphenicol acetyltransferase: MKTLLDLENWNRKEHFAHFRQMEEPFFGVTVEIDCTRAYQTAKSMNASFFIFYLHKTLVAVNAIENFKYRISENQIYINDRVDASATIGREDGTFGFSLIEYNPDFKTFEQIALTEIERIQNTTGLFTRSFDDDNLIHFSAIPWLNFSSITHARSFTYPDSCPKISFGKMITSETGKKTMSMAVYVHHGLMDGMHVGQFVDYFQDLMNQ; encoded by the coding sequence ATGAAAACACTTTTAGATTTAGAAAATTGGAATAGAAAAGAGCATTTCGCCCATTTCAGACAAATGGAAGAGCCTTTTTTTGGCGTAACTGTAGAAATTGATTGCACTCGAGCGTATCAAACCGCAAAAAGTATGAACGCTTCTTTTTTTATTTTCTATTTGCATAAAACTTTAGTTGCTGTAAACGCAATCGAAAACTTTAAATATAGAATTTCTGAAAACCAAATTTATATTAACGATCGTGTTGATGCTTCGGCTACAATTGGGCGTGAAGATGGAACTTTCGGATTTTCATTAATCGAATATAATCCAGATTTTAAAACATTCGAACAAATTGCATTAACAGAAATAGAACGAATTCAAAACACAACGGGACTTTTTACAAGATCTTTTGATGACGATAATCTGATTCATTTTTCTGCAATTCCGTGGTTAAATTTTAGTTCCATTACTCATGCTCGCAGTTTTACATATCCAGACAGCTGTCCGAAAATTTCATTTGGAAAAATGATAACTTCCGAAACAGGAAAAAAAACCATGTCTATGGCGGTTTATGTACATCACGGTTTAATGGACGGAATGCATGTTGGTCAATTTGTAGATTATTTTCAAGACCTTATGAATCAGTGA